TCGGAGCGGCCAAGTCGGGTCATGCGGTTACTGACACTCTCCAGGCCTAAATACATTCCGCCTTTGATCTGGTCTTTAGTCCGCTGCAGTTCACTGGCCTTGATCCCTTCAGCCTGTACCTGCCGGACTTCTTTCATCAGCAGTTCTAGAATTTGGGTAACGTTGGCCGGTCCGGTGCCGGCATAAATCCCTAAAAGCCCGCTGTCGCGGTAAGAAGTATGGTAGGAATATACCGAATAGGCCAAGCCGCGCTCCTCCCGGATTTCCTGAAAAAGCCGGGAACTAACCCCGCCGCCCAAAACGTTGTTTAATACGGACAAGGCGTAAATCTGATCAGCATTATGACTTAACCCCGGTACCCCGAGGCATAAATGGACTTGTTCCGTATCCTTTTGCTGACTGACGATGGCCGATTGCGGGCACGGTGCTTCTGGCTGCAGAACCGGCAAC
This genomic window from Methanofastidiosum sp. contains:
- a CDS encoding insulinase family protein, with amino-acid sequence LPVLQPEAPCPQSAIVSQQKDTEQVHLCLGVPGLSHNADQIYALSVLNNVLGGGVSSRLFQEIREERGLAYSVYSYHTSYRDSGLLGIYAGTGPANVTQILELLMKEVRQVQAEGIKASELQRTKDQIKGGMYLGLESVSNRMTRLGRSELCYDRVIDPDEVIEKVDAVTQEDILSLAQQLFRPENFSGVAIGPGDYTPELKQWVR